CCTTTGGGGGCTCCGTATCGGTGCTGGGCAAACCCCTTAATAAGTGGGGCCAAGACTTCTTCGAGGCCATTGGCGTCGGGTTCGAACTGCCCAACCACTATTTGAAATTCACTGCCGTCGAGAACCTGAAGTTCTTCGCCTCGCTCTACCGGCGTGCGAGCCGCGACCCGATCGAACTCATGGCGATGGTGGGACTCGACAAGTTTGCCAATAAGAGGGTCGAGACCTTTTCCAAAGGCATGCGCATGCGCCTTAACTTCGTGCGCGCCATTCAGCACGATCCTGACTTGATTTTCCTCGATGAACCGACCGCCGGGCTGGATCCGGTCAATGCCGGCATCGTGAAATCGATCGTTTCTGACCTGCGCAAGGCCGGCAAAACGATCGTCCTGACGACCCACAACATGAGCGATGTGGATCAGCTGTGCGATCGTGTTTCCTTCATGGTGGACGGCCGCTTCGCGGCGCTCAATACGCCGGAGGCGCTGAAGGCGCTGCATGGTCGCCGGACGGTGCGTGTCACCCACGGGGCGGTCGAGGAGAGCCAGGCGGAGTTTCCGCTCGACGGGCTCGGCGACAACGCACGCTTCCTCGATTTGCTGAGGGCCGGAGCCGTCCGGCGCATCCACAGTCAGGAGGCGACGCTCGACAAGGTGTTCAACGACGTGACGGGCCACAGCCTCGATCAGGCCGAGCCGGAGACAGCCCGATGAGCGTTACGCTTCGCCGCCTCATCGCCTGGGATCTCCGTCTGCAGGCCCGCGAAAATGTCTATGTCTTCACGGTGCTGACAACGGCCGCATTCGGTGTTTTCATCGCG
This portion of the Sphingomonas sp. So64.6b genome encodes:
- a CDS encoding ABC transporter ATP-binding protein, translated to MPSALTNPAIVVDNLRYTYAGQTNAALDGISFSVGTGEIFGLLGPSGAGKSTTQKILTRQQRTFGGSVSVLGKPLNKWGQDFFEAIGVGFELPNHYLKFTAVENLKFFASLYRRASRDPIELMAMVGLDKFANKRVETFSKGMRMRLNFVRAIQHDPDLIFLDEPTAGLDPVNAGIVKSIVSDLRKAGKTIVLTTHNMSDVDQLCDRVSFMVDGRFAALNTPEALKALHGRRTVRVTHGAVEESQAEFPLDGLGDNARFLDLLRAGAVRRIHSQEATLDKVFNDVTGHSLDQAEPETAR